The following coding sequences are from one Mycolicibacterium aichiense window:
- a CDS encoding transglycosylase domain-containing protein: MPPDDRLTSIIEPVRDTPPLLRDPVDVVKAALDGTPPPKLPPPPPRRPGGSGGPGGPPPFKPPTFSQQVNWKWVRRSLYLAAVVLIVLPLITFGMAYLIVKVPQPGDLRTNQVSTILASDGSELAKIVPPEGNRVDVNIDQVPVQVRNAVMAAEDRDFYSNPGFSFTGFARALKNNLFGGDLQGGSTITQQYVKNALVGDARSGVGGVVRKAKELVISTKMTGEWSKDQVLQAYLNIIYFGRGAYGIAAASKAYFDKPVEQLTVAEGALLAALIQRPSTLDPAVDPDGAAKRWNWVLDGMVSMGALSKDERSQQVFPPTVSPEQARSNNVTTGPNGLIERQVTKELLDLFNIDEQTLNTQGLQITTTIDPQAQKAAEDAVSKYLDGEMPDMRSAVVSIDPKTGGVKAYYGGSDAQGFDFAQAGLPTGSSFKVFALVAALEQGMGLGYQVDSSPVTVNGIKITNVEGEGCGVCNIAEALKRSLNTSYYRLMLKLKNGPSDVADAAHRAGIAESFPGVEHTLSEDGKGGPPNNGVVLGQYQSRVLDMASAYATLADSGVYHKPHFVQKVVNSRGEVLFDASTADNSGEQRIPKAVADNVTAAMQPIAGYSRGHNLAGGRPSAAKTGTNQLGDTDANRDAWMVGYTPSLSTAVWVGTTDGTQPLVNSSGGPVYGSGLPSDIWKATMDGALKGTDNESFPKPTEIGGYAGVPAPPPPPPAPPSETVIQPSIEVAPGITIPLGPPTTITIPPGGGPPPPPGGPEPPPPGGGDPNAPLPPPP, translated from the coding sequence GTGCCGCCCGACGACCGGTTGACGTCGATCATCGAACCGGTCCGGGACACCCCTCCGCTGCTGCGGGACCCGGTCGACGTCGTCAAGGCCGCTCTGGATGGCACCCCGCCGCCGAAGCTCCCGCCGCCCCCGCCGCGGCGGCCGGGTGGGTCCGGCGGCCCGGGCGGCCCGCCGCCGTTCAAGCCGCCGACGTTCTCCCAGCAGGTCAACTGGAAGTGGGTGCGCCGATCGTTGTATCTGGCTGCCGTCGTGTTGATCGTGCTGCCGCTGATCACCTTCGGGATGGCCTACCTGATCGTCAAGGTGCCTCAGCCCGGTGACCTGCGCACCAACCAGGTTTCAACGATCCTGGCCAGCGACGGCTCGGAGCTGGCGAAAATCGTTCCGCCGGAAGGTAACCGGGTCGACGTCAACATCGACCAGGTGCCGGTTCAGGTCCGCAACGCGGTGATGGCCGCCGAAGACCGGGACTTCTACAGCAATCCTGGCTTCTCGTTTACCGGCTTTGCCCGCGCGCTCAAGAACAATCTGTTCGGCGGTGACTTGCAGGGCGGGTCGACGATCACCCAGCAGTACGTGAAGAACGCGCTCGTCGGTGACGCCCGCTCCGGGGTCGGCGGTGTGGTCCGCAAGGCCAAGGAACTGGTCATCTCCACGAAGATGACCGGCGAATGGTCCAAAGATCAAGTGCTGCAGGCGTATCTGAACATCATCTATTTCGGTCGCGGCGCCTACGGCATCGCGGCCGCGTCGAAGGCGTACTTCGACAAGCCGGTCGAGCAGCTGACCGTCGCCGAGGGTGCGCTGCTGGCCGCGCTGATTCAGCGGCCGTCGACCCTGGACCCGGCGGTTGACCCCGACGGTGCTGCCAAGCGGTGGAACTGGGTGCTCGACGGCATGGTCTCGATGGGCGCGCTGTCCAAGGACGAACGTTCCCAACAGGTTTTCCCTCCGACGGTGTCGCCGGAACAGGCCCGCTCCAATAACGTCACCACCGGGCCGAATGGCCTGATCGAACGCCAGGTCACCAAGGAACTGCTCGACCTGTTCAACATCGATGAGCAGACGCTGAACACCCAGGGCCTGCAGATCACCACGACGATCGATCCGCAGGCGCAGAAGGCCGCCGAGGACGCGGTGTCGAAGTATCTCGACGGCGAGATGCCCGACATGCGTTCGGCAGTGGTGTCCATCGACCCGAAAACCGGTGGCGTTAAGGCCTATTACGGCGGCTCGGACGCACAGGGCTTCGACTTCGCGCAGGCCGGCCTGCCCACCGGTTCGTCGTTCAAGGTGTTCGCGCTGGTGGCTGCGCTCGAACAGGGCATGGGGCTGGGTTATCAGGTCGACAGCTCACCGGTCACCGTCAACGGCATCAAGATCACCAACGTCGAGGGTGAGGGCTGCGGCGTCTGCAATATCGCAGAGGCGCTCAAGCGTTCGTTGAACACCTCGTACTACCGGCTGATGCTCAAGCTCAAGAACGGCCCGAGTGATGTGGCCGACGCCGCGCACCGGGCCGGCATCGCGGAAAGCTTCCCGGGGGTGGAGCACACGCTGTCCGAGGACGGTAAGGGAGGCCCGCCGAACAATGGTGTGGTGTTGGGCCAGTACCAGTCCCGGGTGCTCGACATGGCGTCGGCCTATGCCACGCTGGCCGACTCCGGCGTCTACCACAAGCCGCACTTCGTGCAGAAGGTCGTCAACTCCCGCGGCGAGGTGCTCTTCGACGCCAGCACCGCCGACAACAGCGGCGAACAACGCATTCCCAAGGCAGTCGCCGACAACGTGACCGCGGCGATGCAGCCGATCGCCGGCTATTCGCGCGGACACAACCTGGCAGGTGGTCGGCCGTCGGCGGCCAAGACCGGAACCAATCAGCTCGGCGACACCGACGCCAACCGTGACGCGTGGATGGTCGGCTACACGCCGTCGTTGTCGACGGCCGTATGGGTCGGCACCACCGACGGCACACAACCATTGGTCAACTCTTCGGGTGGACCGGTGTACGGGTCGGGCCTGCCGTCGGACATCTGGAAGGCCACGATGGACGGTGCGCTGAAGGGCACCGACAACGAGTCGTTCCCCAAGCCGACCGAGATCGGCGGATACGCCGGTGTTCCGGCACCGCCGCCTCCGCCGCCCGCGCCGCCGTCGGAGACCGTCATCCAGCCCAGTATCGAAGTGGCACCGGGCATCACGATCCCGTTGGGACCGCCGACGACCATCACGATTCCGCCGGGCGGCGGTCCGCCGCCGCCACCGGGTGGACCAGAACCGCCCCCGCCGGGTGGCGGTGACCCTAACGCGCCGCTGCCGCCGCCGCCGTGA
- a CDS encoding glycosyltransferase family 87 protein: MPSRNDAVGAALSEVVGGPVGRHALIGRSRIFTPLRVMFLMALVVLALGWSTKAPCLQTVGTGTPDQRVANWQNQRAYFELCYSDTVPLYGAELLSQGRFPYKSSWIETDSSGRPQIRYDGKPAVRYMEYPVLTGVYQYVSMALAKTYTAVAKMVSLPVVAEVVMFFNFAAIGLALAWLTTVWASSWLAGRRVWDAALVAASPVLVFQIFTNFDALATALAIGGLLAWARKKPVLAGILIGLGVAAKLYPALLLLPLLVLAIRTDRMPEAAKTVVSAVGAWFVVNLPVMVLFPRGWSEFFRLNSRRGDDMDSLYNVVKSFTGWDGFDTNLGFWQPPVILNIFVAVVFVLCCAAIAYIALTAPQRPRVAQLAFLTVAAFLLVNKVWSPQFSLWLVPLAVLALPQRRILLAWMTIDMLVWVPRMYYLYGEGNKGLPEQWFTATVLLRDIAVMGLMVLVVRQIYRPELDLVRWDGRVDDPAGGVFDRAADAYPTWFPRWLRPRVTTAAGAPEEQEAPDASRDSTVPA, from the coding sequence ATGCCGAGTCGCAATGACGCTGTCGGCGCGGCACTCTCGGAAGTCGTGGGCGGTCCGGTGGGCCGGCACGCCCTGATCGGCCGGAGCCGGATCTTCACCCCGTTGCGGGTCATGTTCCTGATGGCGCTTGTGGTGCTGGCCCTGGGCTGGTCGACGAAGGCGCCCTGCTTGCAGACGGTGGGTACCGGCACACCCGACCAGCGGGTGGCCAACTGGCAGAACCAGCGCGCCTATTTCGAGCTGTGCTACTCCGACACCGTGCCGCTCTACGGTGCAGAGTTGTTGAGCCAGGGCCGCTTTCCCTACAAGTCGAGCTGGATCGAGACCGACTCGAGCGGCCGGCCGCAGATCCGGTACGACGGCAAGCCCGCGGTGCGCTACATGGAATATCCGGTGCTGACCGGGGTGTACCAGTACGTGTCGATGGCGCTGGCCAAGACTTACACGGCGGTCGCCAAGATGGTGTCGCTGCCTGTTGTCGCCGAAGTGGTGATGTTCTTCAACTTCGCGGCGATCGGATTGGCGTTGGCGTGGTTGACCACGGTGTGGGCGTCATCGTGGCTGGCGGGCCGCCGAGTGTGGGATGCCGCACTGGTGGCCGCGTCCCCGGTTCTGGTCTTCCAGATCTTCACCAATTTCGATGCACTGGCAACAGCTTTGGCGATCGGCGGCTTGCTGGCGTGGGCACGCAAGAAGCCGGTGCTCGCCGGCATCCTGATCGGGCTGGGGGTGGCGGCGAAGCTCTATCCGGCGCTGCTGTTGCTGCCGTTGCTGGTGCTGGCGATCCGCACCGACCGGATGCCTGAGGCCGCCAAGACCGTGGTGTCCGCGGTGGGTGCCTGGTTTGTGGTGAACCTTCCGGTGATGGTGCTGTTTCCGCGCGGCTGGTCGGAGTTCTTCAGGCTCAACTCCCGGCGCGGGGACGACATGGATTCGCTGTACAACGTGGTGAAGTCCTTTACCGGCTGGGACGGCTTCGACACGAACCTCGGGTTCTGGCAGCCGCCGGTGATCCTCAACATCTTCGTCGCCGTGGTGTTCGTGTTGTGCTGTGCGGCAATCGCTTACATCGCACTGACCGCGCCGCAGCGGCCCCGGGTGGCGCAGCTGGCGTTCCTCACCGTCGCGGCGTTCCTGTTGGTGAACAAGGTATGGAGCCCGCAGTTCTCGCTGTGGCTGGTGCCGCTGGCGGTGCTTGCCTTGCCGCAGCGTCGAATTCTGTTGGCGTGGATGACCATCGACATGCTCGTCTGGGTGCCGCGGATGTACTACCTGTACGGCGAGGGCAACAAGGGCCTGCCCGAGCAATGGTTCACCGCCACCGTGCTGCTGCGTGACATCGCGGTGATGGGCCTGATGGTGTTGGTCGTGCGTCAGATCTACCGTCCCGAACTGGATTTGGTGCGGTGGGATGGCCGAGTGGACGATCCTGCGGGCGGCGTGTTCGACCGCGCCGCTGACGCGTATCCGACGTGGTTCCCGCGCTGGCTGCGTCCGCGCGTGACGACCGCTGCGGGTGCGCCCGAAGAACAAGAGGCACCGGATGCAAGTCGCGATAGCACTGTTCCCGCGTAA
- a CDS encoding DJ-1/PfpI family protein, with product MQVAIALFPRNTALDAIGPYEVLQRIPSIDVVFVGHRRGEVRSDNGMLGLTVDATFDEVTKPDVLVFPGGIGTRTLVEDTTVLDWVREVHRHTTFTTSVCTGSLVLAAAGLLTGLTAGTHWRATELLESFGAIYTPQRVVEHLQERIITAAGVSSGIDMALRLVELLVGRRAAEASQLMIEYDPQPPFHAGAVDQVSDATLQLALEYYGQRS from the coding sequence ATGCAAGTCGCGATAGCACTGTTCCCGCGTAACACCGCACTCGACGCGATCGGCCCCTACGAGGTCCTGCAGCGCATCCCGTCGATCGACGTGGTGTTCGTCGGCCACCGTCGCGGCGAGGTCCGCAGCGACAACGGAATGCTCGGGCTGACGGTCGATGCCACCTTCGACGAGGTCACCAAACCCGACGTCCTGGTGTTCCCCGGCGGAATCGGCACCCGCACCCTCGTCGAGGACACCACAGTCCTGGACTGGGTCCGCGAGGTGCACCGGCACACCACATTCACCACCTCGGTGTGCACCGGCAGCCTGGTGCTGGCGGCCGCGGGCCTGCTGACCGGTTTGACCGCCGGGACGCACTGGCGGGCCACCGAGCTGTTGGAGTCCTTCGGTGCGATCTACACCCCTCAGCGGGTCGTCGAGCATCTGCAGGAGCGCATCATCACCGCGGCCGGGGTGTCCAGTGGCATCGACATGGCGCTGCGGCTGGTCGAACTGCTGGTCGGACGGCGGGCCGCGGAGGCCAGCCAGCTGATGATCGAGTACGACCCGCAGCCGCCGTTCCACGCCGGCGCGGTGGACCAGGTCTCGGATGCGACCCTGCAGCTGGCCCTGGAGTACTACGGCCAGCGGAGCTGA
- the rpsF gene encoding 30S ribosomal protein S6: protein MRPYEIMVILDPTLDERTVAPSLETFLNVIRSDGGSVDKVDIWGRRRLAYEIAKHAEGIYAVVDVKAEPATVSELDRQLNLNESVLRTKVMRTDKH from the coding sequence ATGCGTCCATACGAAATCATGGTCATCCTTGACCCCACTCTCGACGAGCGCACCGTTGCCCCGTCCCTGGAGACGTTCCTGAACGTCATCCGGAGTGACGGCGGATCGGTCGACAAGGTCGACATCTGGGGCCGGCGCCGTCTGGCCTACGAGATCGCCAAGCACGCCGAGGGCATCTACGCCGTCGTCGACGTGAAGGCCGAGCCGGCCACCGTGTCCGAGCTCGACCGGCAGCTGAACCTGAATGAGTCCGTCCTGCGGACCAAGGTGATGCGGACCGACAAGCACTGA
- a CDS encoding single-stranded DNA-binding protein: MAGDTTITVVGNLTADPELRFTPSGAAVANFTVASTPRTFDRQTNEWKDGEALFLRCNIWREAAENVAESLTRGSRVIVQGRLKQRSFETREGEKRTVVELEVDEIGPSLRYATAKVNKASRSGGGGGGFGGGGGGGGSRPAAAAASESGDDPWGSAPASGSFAGGDDEPPF; the protein is encoded by the coding sequence GTGGCCGGTGACACGACCATCACCGTCGTCGGAAATCTGACCGCCGACCCCGAACTGCGGTTCACCCCGTCGGGTGCAGCCGTCGCCAATTTCACGGTGGCGTCCACACCCCGCACGTTCGACCGTCAGACCAATGAATGGAAAGACGGCGAGGCGCTGTTCCTGCGCTGCAACATCTGGCGTGAAGCGGCCGAGAACGTGGCCGAGAGCCTCACCCGCGGTTCGCGGGTGATCGTTCAGGGCCGGCTGAAGCAGCGTTCCTTCGAAACCCGTGAGGGCGAGAAGCGCACCGTTGTGGAGCTCGAGGTCGACGAGATCGGTCCGTCGCTGCGTTACGCCACCGCCAAGGTCAACAAGGCCTCGCGCAGTGGCGGCGGTGGTGGCGGCTTCGGCGGTGGCGGCGGTGGCGGAGGCTCCCGTCCGGCGGCAGCGGCGGCCAGTGAGTCGGGCGACGACCCGTGGGGCAGTGCCCCGGCGTCGGGTTCGTTCGCCGGTGGCGACGACGAACCCCCCTTCTGA
- the rpsR gene encoding 30S ribosomal protein S18, with the protein MAKTNKRRPAPEKPVKTRKCVFCSKKGQDIDYKDTQLLRTYISERGKIRARRVTGNCVQHQRDIAIAVKNAREVALLPFTSAAR; encoded by the coding sequence ATGGCCAAGACCAACAAGCGGCGTCCCGCACCGGAAAAGCCGGTCAAGACCCGCAAATGCGTGTTCTGCTCGAAGAAGGGGCAGGACATCGACTACAAGGACACCCAACTGCTGCGCACCTACATCAGCGAGCGCGGCAAGATCCGTGCCCGCCGGGTGACCGGTAACTGCGTGCAGCACCAGCGCGACATCGCGATCGCCGTCAAGAACGCGCGTGAGGTTGCTCTGCTGCCGTTCACGTCGGCGGCGCGGTAG
- the rplI gene encoding 50S ribosomal protein L9 → MKLILTAEVEHLGTAGDTVEVKDGYGRNYLLPRGLAIVASRGAQKQADEIRRARETKTVRDREHADEIKAAITALGSIQLPVKSAADSGKLFGSVTANDIVGAIKKAGGPSLDKRTVQLPKAHIKATGAHTVGVHLHPEVNVDITVDVVAQS, encoded by the coding sequence ATGAAGCTGATTTTGACCGCTGAGGTCGAGCACCTCGGAACGGCCGGCGACACCGTCGAGGTGAAGGACGGCTACGGACGTAACTACCTGCTGCCGCGAGGCCTGGCCATCGTGGCCTCGCGCGGTGCACAGAAGCAGGCCGACGAGATCCGTCGCGCCCGCGAGACCAAGACCGTGCGCGATCGTGAGCACGCCGACGAGATCAAGGCCGCCATCACCGCGCTGGGTTCGATCCAGCTGCCGGTGAAGTCGGCTGCCGACTCGGGCAAGCTGTTCGGCTCGGTGACCGCCAACGACATCGTCGGGGCGATCAAGAAGGCCGGCGGACCCAGCCTGGACAAGCGCACCGTGCAGCTGCCCAAGGCACACATCAAGGCGACTGGCGCCCACACCGTCGGAGTGCACCTGCACCCCGAGGTGAACGTCGACATCACCGTCGACGTCGTGGCCCAGAGTTAG
- the dnaB gene encoding replicative DNA helicase — translation MAVVDDLGQPGMDSPPPSEDFGRQPPQDLAAEQSVLGGMLLSKDAIADVLERLRPGDFYRPAHQNVYDSILDLYGRGEPADAVTVAAELDRRGLLRRIGGAPYLHTLISTVPTAANAGYYAGIVAEKALLRRLVEAGTRVVQYGYAGAEGADVNEIVDRAQAEIYDVTERRTAEDFLPLEDLLQPTMDEIDAIASNGGLSKGVPTGFEELDALTNGLHPGQMIVVAARPGMGKALSLDTPLPTPTGWTTMGEVKVGDYLIDADGRPTRVVAATDIMVGRPCYEVEFSDGTVLIADAEHQWLTETRASRKSALVRTTRAIAETLHWNHAVANSKPLQAAVRVLPVPAYSLGAWLGQGFSPAEPEIVMRIEGEGGDIGAFDATHIPAEYLRAAESQRHALLGGLLDASGAVSSDGSVDFSTTNHRLADDVFELIVSLGYDCRRDEKSTAFILNFSTDDEVFGLPRKALLHKERRASGKARVSSRFITDVRPIASVPVRCVEVDNGDHMYLAGRAMIPTHNSTLGLDFLRSCSIKHRFPSIVFSLEMSKSEIVMRLLSAEAKIKLADMRSGKMTDDDWTRLARRMSEISEAPLYIDDSPNLTMMEIRAKARRLHQKAGLRLIVLDYLQLMTSGKKVESRQQEVSEFSRQIKLLAKELEVPVVAMSQLNRGPEQRTDKKPMLADLRESGSIEQDADMVILLHRPDAFETDDPRGGEADLIVAKHRAGPTRTVTVAHQLHLSRFTNMAR, via the coding sequence ATGGCGGTCGTCGATGATCTCGGTCAGCCCGGGATGGACAGTCCTCCTCCTTCTGAGGACTTCGGTCGCCAGCCTCCCCAGGATTTAGCAGCCGAACAATCGGTGTTGGGCGGCATGCTGCTGTCCAAGGACGCGATCGCCGACGTGCTGGAGCGGCTGCGCCCGGGTGACTTCTACCGGCCGGCCCATCAGAACGTCTACGACTCGATCCTGGACCTCTATGGCCGCGGCGAGCCCGCGGACGCCGTCACCGTCGCCGCCGAGCTGGACCGCCGCGGGCTACTGCGCCGCATCGGTGGCGCTCCCTATCTCCACACGCTGATCTCGACCGTGCCGACGGCCGCGAACGCGGGTTACTACGCGGGCATCGTGGCGGAGAAGGCATTGTTGCGGCGGCTCGTGGAGGCCGGCACCCGGGTGGTGCAGTACGGCTACGCCGGCGCGGAAGGCGCCGACGTCAACGAGATCGTGGACCGCGCGCAGGCCGAGATTTACGACGTCACCGAGCGGCGAACAGCGGAGGATTTCCTTCCGCTGGAGGATCTGCTGCAGCCGACGATGGACGAGATCGACGCCATCGCCTCCAACGGTGGTCTCTCCAAGGGTGTCCCGACGGGCTTCGAGGAGCTCGACGCGTTGACCAACGGCCTGCATCCCGGTCAGATGATCGTGGTCGCGGCCAGGCCCGGTATGGGCAAGGCTCTGAGTCTGGACACGCCGCTGCCGACGCCGACGGGCTGGACCACGATGGGCGAGGTCAAGGTCGGGGACTACCTGATCGACGCCGACGGACGCCCCACACGCGTGGTCGCGGCAACCGACATCATGGTGGGCCGGCCGTGCTACGAGGTCGAATTCTCCGACGGCACAGTCCTTATTGCGGACGCTGAGCACCAGTGGCTGACGGAGACCCGCGCTTCGCGGAAATCTGCGCTTGTGAGGACGACGCGCGCCATCGCGGAGACATTGCACTGGAACCACGCGGTGGCCAATTCGAAGCCTCTCCAGGCGGCGGTCCGTGTGCTCCCCGTACCGGCGTATTCGCTGGGGGCGTGGCTGGGCCAGGGATTCAGCCCGGCGGAACCCGAGATCGTCATGCGAATCGAGGGCGAGGGCGGCGACATCGGTGCCTTCGACGCCACGCACATTCCCGCGGAGTACCTCCGCGCCGCCGAGTCTCAGCGGCATGCACTGCTTGGCGGCCTGTTGGATGCCAGCGGAGCGGTGAGTAGCGACGGGTCAGTTGACTTCTCGACGACCAATCATCGTCTGGCTGATGACGTGTTCGAATTGATCGTCAGCCTCGGTTACGACTGCCGTCGCGATGAAAAATCAACAGCGTTCATCCTGAACTTCTCCACCGATGACGAGGTGTTCGGGTTGCCCCGGAAAGCCCTGTTGCACAAAGAACGGCGCGCGAGCGGAAAGGCGCGGGTGTCGTCGCGCTTCATCACCGACGTCCGGCCCATCGCGAGCGTTCCGGTCCGCTGCGTCGAGGTCGACAACGGTGACCACATGTACCTCGCGGGGCGGGCGATGATCCCGACCCACAACTCGACCCTGGGACTCGATTTTCTGCGGTCCTGCTCGATCAAGCACCGGTTTCCGAGCATCGTGTTCTCACTGGAAATGAGCAAGTCCGAGATCGTGATGCGACTGCTCTCGGCCGAAGCGAAGATCAAGCTTGCCGACATGCGCTCGGGAAAGATGACCGACGACGACTGGACACGCCTGGCGCGCCGGATGAGCGAAATCAGCGAAGCGCCTTTGTATATCGACGATTCGCCGAACCTGACGATGATGGAGATCCGTGCTAAAGCGCGCCGGCTGCATCAGAAGGCCGGATTGCGGCTGATCGTGCTCGACTACCTGCAGCTGATGACGTCGGGCAAGAAAGTCGAGTCGCGCCAGCAGGAAGTCTCCGAATTCTCAAGGCAAATCAAGCTTTTGGCGAAGGAACTGGAAGTTCCCGTGGTCGCGATGAGCCAGCTGAACCGCGGTCCCGAGCAGCGCACCGACAAGAAGCCAATGCTGGCCGACCTTCGTGAAAGCGGATCGATCGAGCAAGATGCGGATATGGTGATATTGCTGCACCGGCCCGATGCCTTCGAAACCGACGACCCGCGTGGTGGTGAGGCGGACCTCATCGTCGCGAAACACCGTGCAGGACCGACGCGTACGGTGACGGTTGCGCACCAGCTGCATTTGTCGCGATTTACGAACATGGCGCGCTAG
- a CDS encoding MarR family winged helix-turn-helix transcriptional regulator, translating into MTKEMQPATQQPLGFWALRAGEAIRSRTRGRLAEVGVTQPEWWVLHQLSMHHTGMSQDDIVSIVGPNESDDSIARAIETGIDKGWLDRSGDHIRLTDKGTKQFHAAAEVQQQLNDERRQGISGRDYATTIEVLQRTLTNVGSDAWHW; encoded by the coding sequence ATGACGAAAGAGATGCAGCCTGCTACGCAACAGCCGCTCGGGTTCTGGGCTTTGCGCGCAGGAGAAGCCATCCGGTCCCGTACCCGTGGCCGACTCGCGGAAGTGGGTGTGACACAACCAGAGTGGTGGGTACTACATCAATTATCGATGCACCACACCGGCATGAGCCAAGACGACATCGTGTCCATCGTCGGCCCCAACGAATCTGACGACAGCATCGCGCGCGCAATCGAAACTGGTATCGACAAGGGGTGGCTCGACCGTTCTGGCGACCACATTCGCTTGACCGACAAGGGAACGAAACAGTTTCATGCTGCTGCCGAAGTACAGCAGCAACTCAACGACGAACGACGCCAAGGAATATCCGGCCGCGACTACGCCACCACCATTGAGGTCCTACAGCGCACCCTGACCAACGTTGGCAGCGACGCGTGGCATTGGTAG
- a CDS encoding arylsulfatase yields MTRPNFLVIVADDLGFSDIGAFGGEINTPNLDRLAHTGVRLTDFHSAPACSPTRAMLLTGTDHHVAGIGTMLEMAAPEFRGAPGYEGYLNDRVVALPELLRDANYLTLMSGKWHLGDTIDRSPWARGFDRSFALLPAGASHYGTRGGGGLSPVPTMFTEDDQFVTVGEDFYSSDAYTDTLLRYLHERPQDGEDQPFFAYLPFQAPHWPLHAPQETIAAYHGRYDAGPDALREERLAALIRLGLCPPDVEPHPVVADGAPEWADMTDEERAVSARNMEVYAAMVDRMDWNIGRVIDYLESTGELDNTVVIFLSDNGAEGTIVEAMPLRGPEIEAFVAKHCDNSVDNLGAPTSWAWYGPRWAQAATAPSRLHKAFTTEGGIRVVGFVAWPGFARQGEIGTAFTTVMDIAPTVLELAGAAHPGTEYQGKEVEPMRGRSMVPYLSGQADVVHDADTGTGWELFGRRAIRQGDWKALHLPAPYGSGTWQLYDLSSDPGEVHDQAASRPDKLADLLKLWDRYVEENGVIIGPVSLFEVDVEAY; encoded by the coding sequence GTGACTCGTCCCAACTTCCTGGTCATCGTGGCCGACGACCTCGGATTCTCCGACATCGGCGCTTTCGGTGGCGAAATCAATACACCGAACCTGGATCGGCTGGCCCACACGGGCGTCAGGCTCACCGATTTCCATTCCGCTCCAGCCTGTTCGCCGACGCGGGCGATGCTGCTGACCGGAACCGATCACCACGTCGCCGGAATCGGCACGATGCTCGAGATGGCGGCCCCTGAGTTCCGCGGCGCCCCCGGCTACGAGGGGTATCTCAACGACCGGGTCGTGGCATTGCCCGAACTGCTGCGCGATGCCAATTACCTGACGCTCATGTCGGGCAAGTGGCATCTGGGCGACACGATCGACAGGTCGCCGTGGGCAAGGGGATTCGACCGCTCATTCGCCCTGTTGCCGGCCGGTGCCAGCCACTACGGCACCCGCGGGGGTGGCGGGCTCTCTCCGGTGCCGACGATGTTCACCGAAGACGATCAGTTCGTCACCGTAGGCGAGGACTTTTACTCGTCGGATGCGTACACCGACACGCTGCTGCGCTACCTCCACGAACGGCCCCAAGACGGTGAAGACCAGCCCTTCTTCGCCTACCTGCCCTTCCAGGCGCCGCACTGGCCGCTGCACGCGCCGCAGGAAACCATCGCCGCCTACCACGGCCGCTATGACGCCGGGCCGGACGCACTGCGCGAGGAGCGGCTGGCCGCGCTCATCCGGCTGGGCTTGTGCCCACCCGACGTCGAGCCCCACCCGGTAGTGGCCGACGGTGCCCCCGAGTGGGCGGACATGACCGACGAGGAGCGTGCCGTCTCTGCCCGCAACATGGAGGTCTATGCCGCCATGGTGGACCGGATGGACTGGAACATCGGCCGGGTGATCGACTACCTCGAGAGCACCGGCGAGTTGGACAACACGGTCGTGATCTTTTTGTCGGACAACGGCGCGGAGGGGACCATCGTCGAGGCCATGCCGCTGCGCGGGCCCGAAATCGAAGCGTTCGTCGCCAAGCACTGTGACAACAGCGTGGACAACCTCGGTGCCCCCACCTCGTGGGCCTGGTACGGCCCGCGTTGGGCGCAGGCCGCCACTGCGCCGTCGCGGCTGCACAAGGCCTTCACCACCGAGGGCGGAATCCGGGTGGTGGGCTTCGTCGCGTGGCCGGGCTTTGCTCGGCAGGGGGAGATCGGCACGGCCTTCACCACCGTGATGGACATTGCGCCGACCGTGCTCGAGCTCGCCGGGGCCGCGCATCCCGGCACCGAGTACCAGGGCAAAGAGGTGGAGCCGATGCGCGGCCGATCGATGGTGCCCTACCTGTCCGGACAGGCAGATGTGGTGCACGATGCCGACACCGGCACGGGGTGGGAGTTGTTCGGCCGCCGCGCGATTCGCCAGGGCGATTGGAAGGCGCTTCATCTGCCCGCGCCCTACGGCTCAGGCACCTGGCAGCTCTATGACCTCTCGAGTGATCCCGGCGAGGTGCATGACCAGGCCGCCTCCCGGCCCGACAAGCTGGCGGACTTGCTCAAGCTGTGGGATCGCTACGTCGAAGAGAACGGCGTGATCATCGGACCCGTGTCGCTGTTCGAGGTCGATGTGGAGGCGTACTGA